Proteins from a genomic interval of Pseudomonas anuradhapurensis:
- a CDS encoding LysR substrate-binding domain-containing protein has product MNYRHLTPSMSLLLAFEAAARHESYTRAAAELSLTQSAVSRQVQALEQQLGLTLFRREGRQVQLTDVGRLYQRELSEALGRIRSATLQALAYQSGVGTLRLATLPTFGSKWLLPRLHAFYSAHPGMLVHIHSRIEAINFDTSEIDAAIGVASHDLPGLVCHRLHAEQLVVILPPEAGADGQGWSPARISEEVLLNVANNPHAWGEWFSHHGLAHRAMRLGPSFELTSHLIQAVRAGIGIGLVPRILVEEELAKGELYSPGEAFASQRSYYLIYPPRNEALPSLRAFRSWLLEQI; this is encoded by the coding sequence ATGAATTACCGCCACCTCACCCCGTCGATGTCGCTGCTGCTGGCTTTCGAGGCCGCCGCCCGACATGAAAGCTATACCCGCGCCGCCGCCGAACTGTCGCTGACCCAGAGCGCAGTCAGCCGCCAGGTACAGGCACTGGAACAACAGCTGGGGCTGACCCTGTTCCGCCGCGAGGGGCGCCAGGTGCAACTCACCGATGTCGGGCGCCTGTACCAGCGCGAACTCAGCGAAGCCCTGGGGCGCATCCGCAGTGCCACCCTGCAGGCATTGGCCTATCAGTCGGGGGTCGGCACCTTGCGCCTGGCCACCCTGCCCACCTTCGGCTCGAAGTGGCTGCTACCACGGCTGCACGCGTTCTACAGCGCCCACCCGGGCATGCTGGTGCACATTCATTCACGCATCGAAGCCATCAATTTCGACACCAGCGAGATCGACGCCGCCATCGGCGTGGCCAGCCACGACCTGCCGGGGTTGGTCTGCCATCGCCTGCATGCCGAGCAGCTGGTGGTGATCCTGCCGCCGGAAGCTGGCGCGGATGGCCAGGGCTGGAGCCCGGCCCGGATCAGTGAAGAGGTACTGCTGAACGTGGCCAACAACCCGCATGCCTGGGGCGAGTGGTTCTCGCACCATGGCCTGGCGCACCGGGCGATGCGCCTGGGGCCGAGCTTCGAGCTGACCTCGCACCTGATCCAGGCGGTACGGGCCGGTATCGGCATCGGCCTGGTGCCGCGCATCCTGGTGGAAGAAGAACTGGCCAAGGGCGAGCTGTACAGCCCCGGCGAGGCGTTTGCCAGCCAGCGCAGTTATTACCTGATCTACCCGCCGAGGAACGAAGCGTTGCCATCGTTGCGGGCATTCAGAAGCTGGTTGCTGGAACAGATCTGA
- a CDS encoding YciI family protein, translating into MLYAIIASDVANSLEKRLAARPAHIERLQQLKAEGRVVLAGPHPAIDSNDPGAAGFSGSLIVAEFESLAAAQSWADADPYIAAGVYDKVVVKPFKQVLP; encoded by the coding sequence ATGCTCTACGCCATCATCGCCAGCGACGTCGCAAACTCCCTGGAAAAGCGCCTGGCCGCACGCCCGGCACACATCGAACGCCTGCAGCAACTGAAGGCCGAAGGCCGCGTGGTGCTGGCCGGCCCGCACCCGGCCATCGACAGCAACGACCCGGGTGCGGCAGGCTTCAGCGGCAGCCTGATCGTTGCCGAGTTCGAATCGCTGGCTGCGGCACAGAGCTGGGCCGATGCCGATCCGTACATTGCGGCCGGCGTGTACGACAAGGTCGTGGTCAAACCGTTCAAGCAAGTACTGCCCTGA
- a CDS encoding segregation and condensation protein A — MEVILEAFEGPLDLLLYLIRKQNIDILDIPVAEITRQYMGYVELMKSVRLELAAEYLVMAAMLAEIKSRMLLPRSADVEEEEGDPRAELIRRLQEYERFKAAAEGIDAMPRVGREVVVPRLEAPQAKVRKLLPQVSLEELLVSMAEVMRRNDLFESHQITRETLSTRERMSQVLERLKGGGFVPFVELFAAEEGKLGVVVTFMAILELVKESLIELVQNEPFAAIHVRLRPALVEEPDEPE, encoded by the coding sequence CTGGAAGTCATCCTCGAAGCCTTCGAAGGCCCGCTGGACCTGCTGCTGTACCTGATCCGCAAGCAGAACATCGACATTCTCGACATCCCGGTGGCGGAAATCACCCGCCAGTACATGGGCTATGTCGAACTGATGAAGAGCGTGCGCCTGGAACTGGCTGCCGAATACCTGGTGATGGCGGCCATGCTCGCCGAGATCAAGTCGCGCATGCTGCTGCCACGTTCGGCCGATGTCGAGGAAGAGGAAGGCGACCCGCGCGCCGAACTGATCCGCCGCCTGCAGGAGTACGAGCGTTTCAAGGCGGCCGCCGAAGGCATCGACGCAATGCCTCGGGTTGGCCGCGAGGTCGTGGTACCACGCCTGGAGGCGCCGCAGGCCAAGGTGCGCAAGCTGTTGCCCCAGGTCAGCCTGGAAGAGCTGCTGGTATCCATGGCCGAGGTGATGCGCCGCAACGACCTGTTCGAAAGCCACCAGATCACCCGCGAGACCCTGTCCACCCGCGAGCGCATGAGCCAGGTGCTGGAGCGCCTGAAAGGCGGCGGCTTCGTGCCGTTCGTCGAGCTGTTTGCCGCCGAGGAGGGCAAGCTGGGCGTGGTGGTGACTTTCATGGCAATCCTTGAGTTGGTGAAGGAATCGCTGATCGAACTGGTGCAGAATGAACCCTTCGCCGCCATCCATGTGCGGCTTCGCCCGGCGCTTGTAGAAGAACCTGATGAACCTGAATGA
- a CDS encoding PHP domain-containing protein has translation MNVDLHCHSTASDGALSPSALVARAHEHGVRTLALTDHDTIEGLPEARQACHDKGMHWVSGVELSCTWGGATIHVLGYDFPLDAPPLLAAIEALHRGRWLRAEEIDKRLAAKGMPGALEGARAVQHELGDSGNAPARPHFAEYLVRAGHVKDRGEAFRKWLGAGKLGDVKQHWPSLDETVATLRQSNAWVSLAHPMHYELTRSKRRRLIADYIQAGGQAIEVVNGMMPAEQVGTLSILTREFGLLASAGSDFHGPGTWGEIGAYRPLPEDLPPLWRRFSDEQPLAV, from the coding sequence ATGAATGTTGATCTGCACTGTCACAGCACGGCCTCCGACGGCGCCCTGTCGCCCTCGGCACTGGTCGCCCGGGCCCATGAGCACGGGGTGCGAACGCTGGCCCTGACTGACCATGACACTATCGAAGGCCTGCCCGAAGCGCGCCAGGCCTGCCACGACAAGGGCATGCACTGGGTCAGCGGGGTGGAGCTGTCGTGCACCTGGGGCGGCGCAACCATCCATGTGCTCGGTTACGATTTCCCGCTCGACGCGCCGCCCTTGCTGGCGGCCATCGAAGCGTTGCACCGGGGCCGCTGGCTGCGCGCGGAAGAAATCGACAAACGGCTGGCGGCCAAGGGCATGCCCGGTGCCCTCGAAGGCGCCCGTGCCGTGCAGCACGAACTGGGCGACAGCGGCAACGCCCCGGCGCGGCCACATTTCGCCGAATACCTGGTGCGTGCCGGGCACGTCAAGGACCGCGGCGAGGCGTTTCGCAAGTGGCTGGGCGCCGGCAAGCTGGGCGATGTCAAACAGCACTGGCCAAGCCTCGATGAAACCGTCGCCACCCTGCGCCAGTCCAACGCTTGGGTGAGCCTGGCGCACCCCATGCACTACGAACTGACCCGCAGCAAGCGCAGAAGGCTGATTGCCGACTATATTCAGGCAGGCGGGCAGGCAATTGAAGTGGTCAACGGGATGATGCCGGCCGAGCAGGTGGGCACCCTGTCCATCCTCACCCGTGAGTTCGGCCTGCTGGCAAGCGCTGGCAGTGACTTCCACGGCCCCGGCACCTGGGGCGAGATCGGTGCCTACCGGCCTTTGCCCGAGGACCTGCCACCTTTGTGGCGCCGATTCAGCGATGAACAGCCTTTGGCGGTATGA
- the rluB gene encoding 23S rRNA pseudouridine(2605) synthase RluB translates to MSEQDLQDSQPTPPSGEKLQKVLARIGVGSRRDVEAWISQGRIKVNGVAATLGQRVDLHDAIAVDGKLIKREEAAEATRRVIMYNKPDGEICTRDDPEGRPTVFDRLPRPKEGRWINIGRLDINTTGLLLFTTDGELANRLMHPSYEMDREYAVRVRGEVDDEMIERLKAGVMLEDGPAKFTDIQKAPGGEGFNHWYHCVVMEGRNREVRRLWESQGMVVSRLKRVRFGPVFLNSDLPMGRWREMTQGEIDILAAEVGLQPVALPAMKLKAKDKLERLQRKSTRPLGRGERVRSLRPAHEGGAGEERPARQPREEAPRKSSRGSTVAERPSEMRKRPGKPDADKPAGRGRGKPRG, encoded by the coding sequence ATGAGTGAGCAAGACCTGCAAGATAGCCAACCCACCCCTCCGTCCGGCGAAAAGCTGCAGAAAGTGCTGGCGCGTATCGGCGTTGGCTCGCGGCGTGACGTCGAGGCCTGGATCAGCCAGGGCCGTATCAAGGTCAATGGCGTCGCGGCCACCCTTGGCCAGCGCGTCGACCTGCACGATGCCATCGCCGTGGATGGCAAGCTGATCAAGCGCGAAGAGGCCGCCGAGGCCACCCGCCGGGTGATCATGTACAACAAGCCCGATGGCGAGATCTGCACCCGTGACGACCCAGAAGGCCGCCCGACCGTATTCGATCGCCTGCCACGGCCGAAAGAAGGCCGCTGGATCAACATCGGCCGCCTCGACATCAATACCACCGGGCTGCTGCTGTTCACCACCGATGGTGAGCTGGCCAACCGCCTGATGCACCCATCCTACGAGATGGACCGTGAGTACGCGGTGCGTGTGCGCGGCGAAGTCGATGACGAGATGATCGAGCGCCTGAAAGCTGGCGTGATGCTGGAAGACGGCCCGGCCAAGTTCACCGACATCCAGAAGGCGCCGGGTGGCGAAGGCTTCAACCACTGGTACCACTGCGTGGTGATGGAAGGCCGTAACCGCGAGGTGCGTCGCTTGTGGGAGTCCCAGGGCATGGTGGTCAGCCGCCTGAAGCGCGTGCGTTTCGGCCCGGTGTTCCTCAATTCCGACCTGCCGATGGGCCGTTGGCGTGAAATGACCCAGGGTGAAATCGACATCCTCGCCGCTGAAGTGGGCCTGCAGCCGGTAGCGCTGCCGGCCATGAAGCTCAAGGCCAAGGACAAGCTGGAGCGCCTGCAGCGCAAGTCGACGCGCCCGTTGGGCCGTGGCGAGCGCGTGCGCAGCCTGCGCCCGGCCCACGAAGGCGGTGCTGGCGAAGAACGCCCGGCGCGCCAGCCGCGTGAAGAAGCGCCGCGCAAGAGCAGCCGTGGCAGCACCGTTGCCGAGCGCCCGAGCGAGATGCGCAAGCGTCCGGGCAAGCCTGACGCCGACAAGCCGGCAGGCCGTGGTCGCGGCAAGCCGCGTGGCTGA
- a CDS encoding L-threonylcarbamoyladenylate synthase encodes MSQFFQIHPENPQTRLIRQAVEIIRKGGVVVYPTDSAYALGCQIGDKAAIERVRRLRGLDKTHNFTLMCCDMSQLGLYAKVDTGTFRLLKAHVPGPYTFILNGTREVPRLLLHEKRRTIGLRVPDHAITLALLAELGEPLMSVSLILPGDDEPMTDPYEIRERLEHHVDLVIDGGFGDLKASTIIDLSGDEPELIREGCGDPTPFLVNA; translated from the coding sequence GTGAGCCAATTTTTCCAGATTCATCCGGAGAATCCGCAGACGCGGCTGATCCGCCAGGCGGTGGAAATCATCCGCAAGGGCGGCGTGGTGGTGTATCCGACCGACTCGGCCTACGCCCTGGGTTGCCAGATTGGCGACAAGGCGGCGATCGAGCGGGTGCGGCGCCTGCGCGGCCTGGACAAGACCCACAATTTCACCCTGATGTGCTGTGACATGTCGCAGCTGGGGCTGTATGCCAAGGTCGACACCGGCACCTTCCGCCTGCTCAAGGCGCATGTGCCGGGGCCTTACACCTTCATCCTCAATGGCACCCGCGAAGTGCCACGCCTGCTGTTGCACGAAAAGCGCCGTACCATCGGCCTGCGCGTGCCTGACCATGCCATCACCCTGGCCTTGCTCGCCGAGCTGGGCGAGCCGCTGATGAGCGTGAGCCTGATCTTGCCTGGGGACGACGAGCCGATGACCGACCCCTACGAGATCCGCGAGCGCCTGGAGCACCATGTCGACCTGGTGATCGACGGTGGTTTCGGCGACCTCAAGGCATCGACCATCATCGACCTGTCCGGCGACGAGCCGGAGCTGATCCGTGAAGGCTGCGGCGACCCCACGCCGTTCCTGGTCAACGCGTGA
- a CDS encoding septation protein A, which translates to MKQFIDFIPLLLFFIVYKLDPRPLEVAGHSFEFGGIYSATAMLIISSLVVYGALFLRQRKLEKGQWLTLVACLVFGGLTLTFHSETFLKWKAPVVNWLFALGFAGSHFIGDRVLIKRIMGHALSLPDTIWTRLNLAWIGFFLFCGAANLFVAFTFQDFWVDFKVFGSLGMTVLFLVAQGVYLSRHLHDDPSTSKPKD; encoded by the coding sequence GTGAAACAATTCATCGATTTCATTCCGCTGTTGCTGTTCTTCATCGTCTACAAACTCGACCCGCGCCCCCTGGAAGTCGCCGGCCACAGCTTCGAATTCGGCGGAATCTACAGCGCCACGGCCATGCTCATCATCAGCTCGCTGGTGGTCTATGGCGCCCTGTTCCTGCGCCAGCGCAAGCTGGAGAAGGGCCAGTGGCTGACCTTGGTGGCGTGCCTGGTGTTCGGCGGCCTGACCCTGACCTTCCACAGCGAAACCTTCCTCAAATGGAAAGCCCCGGTGGTCAACTGGCTGTTCGCCCTGGGCTTCGCCGGCAGCCACTTCATCGGTGACCGGGTGCTGATCAAGCGCATCATGGGCCATGCCCTGAGCCTGCCCGACACCATCTGGACCCGCCTGAACCTGGCCTGGATCGGTTTCTTCCTGTTCTGCGGCGCGGCCAACCTGTTCGTCGCCTTCACCTTCCAGGACTTCTGGGTCGACTTCAAGGTGTTCGGCAGCCTGGGCATGACCGTGCTATTCCTGGTGGCGCAGGGCGTGTACCTGTCGCGCCACCTGCACGACGACCCTTCTACCTCCAAACCCAAGGATTGA
- a CDS encoding amino acid permease translates to MSGQNMHSGELKRGLKNRHIQLIALGGAIGTGLFLGSAGVMKSAGPSMILGYAICGFIAFMIMRQLGEMIVEEPVAGSFSHFAHTYWGGFAGFLSGWNCWVLYILVGMSELSAVGKYVHYWWPEIPTWVTAAAFFVLINAINLMNVKFFGEAEFWFAIIKVVAIVSMIGLGAYLLTSGSGGPEATVANLWSHGGFFPNGVSGLVMALAFIMFSFGGLEMLGFTAAEADKPKTVIPKAINQVIYRILIFYVGALVVLLSLTPWDNLVASIAASGGSYGSSPFVQVFSLLGSDVAAHLLNFVVLTAALSVYNSGTYCNARMLLGMAEQGDAPASLAKVDKRGVPVRSILASAVVTFVAVLLNYLMPQNALELLMSLVVATLVINWAMISYSHLKFRQHLDRTGQQPLFKALWYPYGNYLCLAFVVLILGIMLMIPGIRVSVYAIPIWLFAMFVIYMVKPRRRMNTAVAATGMAK, encoded by the coding sequence ATGAGTGGACAAAACATGCATTCAGGCGAGCTCAAGCGGGGCCTGAAGAACCGCCACATCCAGCTGATTGCCCTGGGTGGTGCGATCGGTACCGGGCTGTTCCTCGGCTCGGCGGGGGTGATGAAATCCGCCGGCCCGTCGATGATCCTGGGCTACGCCATCTGCGGCTTCATCGCCTTCATGATCATGCGCCAGCTTGGTGAGATGATCGTCGAAGAGCCGGTGGCCGGCTCGTTCAGCCATTTCGCCCATACCTACTGGGGCGGTTTCGCCGGCTTCCTGTCGGGCTGGAACTGCTGGGTGCTGTACATCCTGGTGGGCATGTCGGAGCTGTCGGCAGTCGGCAAATATGTCCACTACTGGTGGCCGGAGATCCCGACCTGGGTCACGGCGGCGGCGTTCTTCGTGCTGATCAACGCCATCAACCTGATGAACGTGAAGTTCTTCGGTGAAGCGGAATTCTGGTTCGCCATCATCAAGGTGGTGGCCATCGTCAGCATGATCGGCCTGGGTGCCTACCTGCTGACCAGTGGCAGCGGCGGCCCCGAGGCGACCGTGGCCAACCTGTGGTCGCATGGTGGCTTCTTCCCGAACGGTGTCAGCGGGCTGGTGATGGCCCTGGCGTTCATCATGTTCTCCTTCGGTGGCCTGGAAATGCTTGGCTTTACCGCTGCCGAGGCCGACAAGCCGAAGACCGTGATCCCCAAGGCGATCAACCAGGTCATCTACCGCATCCTGATCTTCTATGTGGGCGCCCTGGTGGTCCTGCTGTCGCTGACCCCGTGGGACAACCTGGTGGCCAGCATCGCTGCCTCGGGTGGCAGCTATGGCAGCAGCCCGTTCGTTCAGGTGTTCTCGCTGCTGGGCAGTGACGTGGCGGCGCACCTGCTGAACTTCGTGGTCCTGACTGCGGCATTGTCGGTATACAACAGCGGCACCTACTGCAACGCCCGCATGCTGCTGGGCATGGCCGAACAGGGCGACGCCCCGGCATCGCTGGCCAAGGTCGACAAGCGTGGCGTACCTGTGCGTTCGATCCTGGCATCGGCCGTGGTGACCTTCGTTGCCGTGCTGCTCAACTACCTGATGCCGCAGAATGCCCTGGAGCTGCTGATGTCGCTGGTGGTGGCCACCCTGGTGATCAACTGGGCGATGATCAGCTACTCGCACCTGAAGTTCCGCCAGCACCTCGACCGCACCGGCCAGCAGCCGCTGTTCAAGGCCTTGTGGTACCCCTATGGCAACTACCTGTGCCTGGCGTTCGTGGTGCTGATCCTGGGCATCATGCTGATGATCCCGGGTATCCGCGTGTCGGTGTATGCGATCCCGATCTGGCTGTTTGCGATGTTCGTGATCTACATGGTCAAGCCGCGTCGCAGGATGAATACCGCTGTAGCGGCTACCGGCATGGCCAAATAA
- a CDS encoding FAD-binding and (Fe-S)-binding domain-containing protein → MIAQLPTVAPSANYPEFLEALRNSGFRGQISADYATRTVLATDNSIYQRLPQAAVFPLDADDVVRVATLMGEPRFRQVKLTPRGGGTGTNGQSLTDGIVVDLSRHMNKILEINVEERWVRVQAGTVKDQLNAALKPHGLFFAPELSTSNRATVGGMINTDASGQGSCTYGKTRDHVLELHSVLLGGERLHSLPIDDAALEQACAAPGRVGEVYRMAREIQETQADLIDTTFPRLNRCLTGYDLAHLRDEQGRFNLNSVLCGAEGSLGYVVEAKLNVLPIPKYAVLVNVRYSSFMDALRDANALMAHKPLSIETVDSKVLMLAMKDIVWHSVAEYFPADPERPTLGINLVEFCGDEPAEVNARVQAFIQHLQSDTSVERLGHTLAEGAEAVTRVYTMRKRSVGLLGNVEGEVRPQPFVEDTAVPPEQLADYIAEFRALLDGYGLAYGMFGHVDAGVLHVRPALDMKDPAQAALVKPISDAVAALTRRYGGLLWGEHGKGLRSEYVPEYFGELYPALQRLKGAFDPHNQLNPGKICTPPDSAEGLTRVDGVTLRGDLDRTIDERVWQDFGSAVHCNGNGACYNYDPNDAMCPSWKATRERQHSPKGRASLMREWLRLQGEANIDVLAAARNRVSWLKGLPARLRNNRARSQGQADFSHEVYDAMAGCLACKSCAGQCPIKVNVPDFRSRFLELYHGRYQRPLRDYLIGSLEFTIPYLAHAPGLYNAVMGSKWVSRLLADKVGMVDSPLLSRFNFQATLARCRVGVASVPALRELTPAQRERSIVLVQDAFTRYFETPLLSAFIDLAHRLGHRVFLAPYSANGKPLHVQGFLGAFAKAAIRNATQLKALADCGVPLVGLDPAMTLVYRQEYQKVPGLDGCPKVLLPQEWLMDVLPEQAASASGSFRLMAHCTEKTNVLASTRQWEQVFARLGLKLVTEATGCCGMSGTYGHEARNQETSRTIFEQSWATKLDKEGEPLATGYSCRSQVKRMSERQMRHPLEVVLQYVQR, encoded by the coding sequence ATGATCGCCCAGCTGCCGACTGTCGCCCCGAGCGCCAACTACCCAGAATTCCTCGAAGCCCTGCGCAACAGCGGCTTCCGTGGCCAGATCAGTGCCGACTACGCTACCCGCACGGTGCTGGCCACCGACAACTCGATCTACCAGCGCTTGCCGCAGGCAGCGGTGTTCCCGCTGGACGCCGACGACGTGGTGCGGGTCGCCACGCTGATGGGCGAGCCGCGCTTCCGCCAGGTCAAGCTGACCCCGCGTGGCGGAGGCACCGGCACCAACGGCCAGTCGCTGACCGACGGTATCGTGGTCGATCTGTCACGGCACATGAACAAGATCCTCGAAATCAACGTCGAGGAGCGCTGGGTACGGGTGCAGGCGGGTACGGTCAAGGACCAGCTCAACGCCGCGCTCAAGCCGCACGGGCTGTTCTTCGCCCCCGAGCTGTCCACCTCCAACCGTGCCACCGTCGGCGGCATGATCAATACCGATGCCAGTGGCCAGGGCAGCTGCACCTATGGCAAGACCCGCGACCACGTACTGGAGCTGCACAGCGTGCTGCTCGGTGGCGAGCGCCTGCACAGCCTGCCGATCGACGATGCCGCGCTGGAGCAGGCCTGTGCCGCGCCCGGCCGGGTCGGCGAGGTGTACCGCATGGCGCGGGAGATCCAGGAAACCCAGGCAGACCTGATCGACACCACGTTTCCCAGGCTCAACCGCTGCCTGACCGGTTACGACCTGGCGCACCTGCGCGACGAACAAGGCCGCTTCAACCTCAACAGCGTACTGTGCGGGGCCGAGGGTTCGTTGGGCTACGTGGTCGAAGCCAAGCTCAATGTGCTGCCGATCCCCAAGTACGCCGTGCTGGTCAATGTGCGCTACAGCAGCTTCATGGATGCCCTGCGCGATGCCAATGCGCTGATGGCACACAAGCCGCTGTCGATCGAGACCGTCGACTCCAAGGTGCTGATGCTGGCGATGAAGGACATCGTCTGGCATAGCGTCGCCGAATACTTCCCGGCCGACCCCGAGCGCCCGACCTTGGGCATCAACCTGGTGGAGTTCTGCGGCGACGAGCCGGCCGAGGTCAACGCCAGGGTGCAGGCGTTCATCCAGCATCTGCAGAGCGACACCAGTGTCGAGCGCCTGGGCCATACCCTGGCCGAGGGCGCCGAGGCGGTGACCCGGGTCTATACCATGCGTAAACGTTCGGTGGGCCTGCTGGGCAACGTCGAGGGCGAAGTGCGCCCGCAGCCGTTCGTCGAGGACACCGCAGTACCGCCGGAGCAACTGGCCGACTACATCGCCGAGTTCCGCGCGCTGCTCGATGGCTACGGCCTGGCCTATGGCATGTTCGGCCACGTCGACGCCGGTGTGCTGCACGTGCGCCCGGCGCTGGACATGAAGGACCCGGCCCAGGCCGCGCTGGTCAAGCCGATCTCCGATGCCGTGGCGGCGCTGACCAGGCGCTACGGCGGCCTACTGTGGGGCGAGCACGGCAAGGGCCTGCGTTCGGAGTACGTGCCCGAGTACTTCGGTGAGCTGTACCCGGCGCTGCAGCGCCTGAAAGGCGCCTTCGACCCGCACAACCAGCTCAACCCCGGCAAGATCTGCACCCCGCCGGACAGCGCCGAGGGCCTGACCAGGGTCGATGGCGTGACCCTGCGCGGCGATCTCGACCGCACCATCGACGAGCGCGTGTGGCAGGACTTCGGCAGCGCCGTGCACTGCAACGGCAACGGCGCCTGCTACAACTACGACCCCAACGATGCCATGTGCCCGTCGTGGAAGGCCACCCGCGAACGGCAGCATTCACCCAAGGGCCGCGCCTCGCTGATGCGTGAGTGGCTGCGCCTGCAGGGCGAGGCGAACATCGATGTGCTGGCTGCGGCGCGCAATCGAGTGTCCTGGCTCAAGGGCCTGCCGGCACGCCTGCGCAACAACCGCGCACGCAGCCAGGGGCAGGCAGATTTCTCCCATGAGGTGTACGACGCCATGGCCGGCTGCCTGGCGTGCAAGTCGTGCGCCGGGCAGTGCCCGATCAAGGTCAACGTGCCGGACTTCCGCTCGCGCTTCCTCGAGCTGTACCACGGCCGCTACCAGCGCCCGCTGCGTGACTACCTGATCGGCTCGCTGGAGTTCACCATCCCGTACCTGGCCCACGCGCCAGGGCTGTACAACGCGGTGATGGGCTCGAAGTGGGTGAGCCGGCTGCTGGCCGACAAGGTGGGCATGGTCGACAGCCCGTTGCTCAGCCGCTTCAACTTCCAGGCTACCCTGGCCCGCTGCCGTGTCGGCGTGGCCAGTGTGCCAGCCCTGCGTGAACTGACCCCGGCCCAGCGTGAACGCAGCATCGTGCTGGTGCAGGACGCCTTCACCCGCTACTTCGAAACGCCACTGCTGTCGGCTTTCATCGACCTGGCGCACCGCCTGGGCCACCGCGTGTTCCTGGCCCCGTACAGCGCCAACGGCAAGCCGCTGCATGTGCAGGGTTTCCTCGGTGCGTTCGCCAAGGCGGCGATCCGCAATGCCACCCAGCTCAAGGCCCTGGCTGACTGCGGCGTGCCGCTGGTGGGCCTGGACCCGGCGATGACCCTGGTGTACCGCCAGGAGTACCAGAAAGTCCCGGGCCTGGACGGCTGCCCGAAGGTATTGTTGCCGCAGGAGTGGCTGATGGACGTGTTGCCGGAGCAGGCCGCGAGCGCGTCGGGCAGTTTCCGCCTGATGGCGCACTGCACCGAGAAGACCAACGTGCTGGCCAGCACCCGCCAGTGGGAGCAGGTGTTCGCCCGCCTGGGGCTTAAGCTGGTGACCGAGGCCACTGGCTGCTGCGGGATGTCCGGTACCTATGGGCACGAGGCGCGTAACCAGGAAACCTCGCGGACCATCTTCGAGCAGAGCTGGGCGACCAAGCTGGACAAGGAAGGCGAGCCGCTGGCGACGGGGTATTCCTGCCGTAGCCAGGTCAAGCGCATGAGCGAGCGGCAGATGCGCCACCCGCTGGAAGTGGTGTTGCAGTACGTCCAGCGCTAG
- the scpB gene encoding SMC-Scp complex subunit ScpB, with product MNLNEPRDLASLIEAFLLASGKPQSLERLYELFEEAERPEPKVFKQALELLGTSCAGRAFELKEVASGYRLQIREDFAPWVGRLWEERPQRYSRALLETLALIAYRQPITRGEIEDVRGVAVNSNIIKTLMEREWIRVVGYREVPGRPAMFATTKGFLDHFNLKSIDELPALAELREMQPEPLLDADDAPVPAHLQALADASLGEEEEVAEPKEETSFRSLLVELDAMEEGLKTDFDDLREEETEASVEEEGKSLP from the coding sequence ATGAACCTGAATGAACCCCGTGACCTGGCGTCGCTGATCGAGGCCTTCCTGCTGGCTTCGGGCAAGCCGCAATCGCTGGAGCGCCTGTACGAGCTGTTCGAAGAGGCCGAGCGGCCGGAACCCAAGGTCTTCAAGCAGGCCCTGGAACTGCTGGGCACGTCGTGCGCTGGCCGTGCCTTCGAGCTCAAGGAGGTGGCCAGCGGCTACCGCCTGCAGATTCGCGAAGACTTTGCCCCCTGGGTCGGGCGCCTGTGGGAAGAGCGCCCGCAGCGTTATTCGCGGGCGCTGCTGGAAACCTTGGCCTTGATCGCCTATCGCCAGCCGATCACCCGTGGCGAGATCGAGGATGTGCGTGGCGTGGCGGTGAACAGCAATATCATCAAGACCTTGATGGAGCGCGAGTGGATCCGCGTGGTCGGCTACCGCGAAGTGCCCGGGCGGCCGGCGATGTTTGCCACCACCAAGGGCTTTCTCGATCATTTCAACCTGAAGAGCATAGACGAGCTGCCGGCCCTGGCCGAGCTTCGGGAAATGCAGCCCGAGCCGCTGCTCGACGCGGATGACGCACCGGTGCCGGCGCACCTGCAGGCGCTGGCCGATGCCAGCCTTGGGGAAGAGGAAGAGGTTGCCGAGCCGAAGGAGGAGACCAGCTTCCGAAGCCTGCTGGTGGAACTCGATGCGATGGAAGAAGGGCTGAAGACCGATTTCGATGATTTGCGCGAGGAAGAGACTGAGGCCTCGGTGGAGGAAGAGGGCAAGTCACTACCCTGA